In the Longimicrobium sp. genome, one interval contains:
- a CDS encoding GNAT family N-acetyltransferase, giving the protein MPTPPILETERLVVRMAEVDDAPEIARYFRENREHLADSRPRMATEFFTEDFWRAQAHAAQSEFRTDRSLRLFVFEKADPGPVVGNVNFVQFNRGAAQYCVLGYGLAREREGRGMMREALVAAIGYVFGELNMHRIMANYVPWNQRSGGLLRRLGFTVEGYARDYLFLNGRWCDHILTSLVNPDWREEV; this is encoded by the coding sequence TTGCCCACCCCGCCCATCCTGGAGACGGAGCGCCTCGTCGTGCGCATGGCCGAGGTGGACGACGCGCCCGAGATCGCCCGCTACTTCCGCGAGAACCGCGAGCACCTGGCCGACTCGCGCCCGCGCATGGCGACGGAGTTCTTCACCGAGGACTTCTGGCGCGCCCAGGCGCACGCGGCGCAGTCGGAGTTCCGCACCGACCGCTCGCTGCGGCTGTTCGTCTTCGAGAAGGCGGACCCCGGGCCGGTGGTGGGCAACGTGAACTTCGTGCAGTTCAACCGCGGCGCGGCGCAGTACTGCGTGCTCGGCTACGGGCTGGCCAGGGAGCGCGAGGGGCGGGGGATGATGCGCGAGGCGCTCGTGGCGGCCATCGGCTACGTGTTCGGCGAGCTGAACATGCACCGCATCATGGCCAACTACGTCCCCTGGAACCAGCGCAGCGGCGGGCTGCTGCGGCGCCTGGGCTTCACGGTGGAGGGCTACGCGCGCGACTACCTCTTCCTGAACGGCCGCTGGTGCGACCACATCCTCACCAGCCTGGTCAACCCGGACTGGCGGGAAGAGGTGTAG